In candidate division KSB1 bacterium, the DNA window ATCAGCGTGATCCAGGTGGATCCGGAGCGCGGGCTCATTCGGGATCGGAATGGACAGCCTCTGGTTCTGAATCGCACCACGTACTCACTGGCCGCTGACCCAAAACTGATTGAGGCCCCCAGACAGGTGGCAGCGAGGCTGGCGCGTCTCCTCGGCGGAGACGGCGCGCAATACGAGGCCAAATTGCGGCGCAAAGACACGCGTTTCGTCTGGCTTGCGCGCGGCCTCTCGCGCCAACTCGCCGAACAGATTCGGGACATGGAGATTCCCGGCCTGCGGCTGGTCCGTGAGAGCAAGAGGGCCTACCCACACGGACGGCTCGCCAGCCCGATTCTGGGGTTTGTCGGCGCGGAGGGACGCGGCCTGAGCGGCCTCGAGTTCGCCTACGACGAGGAGCTTCGAGGTAAGCCAGGCGTGGCCTATCTTCAGAGGGACGCCCGCCAGGGGCGCTACTTCGAGGTCTCCCATCCCGCCCAGGAGGCAATCCCCGGAAACGACTTGATCCTCACCATTGACTACTCCGTGCAGGAGATCGTGGAACAGGAGTTGGAGGCCACACTGGACGAGTTCCGCGCCGAAAGCGGCACGGTCGTCGTTCTCCGCCCATCCGCGGGGGAAATCCTTGCGCTGGCTGACTTACCTTCCTTCGATCCTGCCCAGGCCGAGCGCTTTCCCCCCGAGCGATGGCGAGTGAGAGCCGTCACGGACCCGTACGAGCCGGGCTCCACCTTCAAGCTGGTGACCATCTCCAGCGTGCTGGAGGAAGGGATCCATCAGCCCGCCGACTTGATTCCCGTCCACGGTGGCCGGCTTGTCTACAAAGGCAAGCTCATCGAGGATGTGGAGCCCCATGACGTGCTCACGGTGCAGCAGGTGTTCGAAGTATCCAGCAACGTCGGCACGGCAAAGCTGGGAACCATGCTTCCCCCTGCTTCCCTCTACGGGATGGCGCGCGCGTTTGGGTTCGGCGCCCCCACAGGGATTGAGCTTCCCGGCGAAGTGCCTGGGATCCTCAAGCCGCCGAATGAGTGGTCAGGCTGGACTCCGGCGATGATCGCAATCGGCTACGAAGTGGCGGTGACGCCTCTCCAGCTGGCCATGGCCTACGCGGCCGTCGCCAATGACGGGATTCTGGTGCGTCCCCATATTGTCCGCGAGATTCGAAGCCGCGATGGCAAGACCAAGTGGCGGTTTCGCCCAGAGCCGGTACGCCGCGTTCTGGACAAGCAAACGGCCCAGACCCTTAAGACCCTATTGCGCGGAGTAGTGGAGCGAGGCACGGGAGTCAACGCAAGAGTGCCAGGTCTCCGCATTTACGGCAAGACCGGTACAGCACAGCGCTACGATGTCGCACACGGCACGTACAAGAACCTCGGGTACGCGGCATCGTTCGTCGGATTTGCTGAGACCGAGGAAGACACCGTACTGATCCTGGTAGTGATCCGGAATCCGAAGGGGGCTTACTACGGGTCGGTGGTGGCGGCACCTCTGTTCCGGCGGATCCTTGTGCGGATGTTGCGATTGCCCGGACAGAACCGCTCCATCCTTGCCCA includes these proteins:
- a CDS encoding penicillin-binding transpeptidase domain-containing protein, coding for MTKVSPGTEDEAARSRFQVVRIAFLTVWAVVFLRTAWVQLAQGKKYTKMAEQRYISVIQVDPERGLIRDRNGQPLVLNRTTYSLAADPKLIEAPRQVAARLARLLGGDGAQYEAKLRRKDTRFVWLARGLSRQLAEQIRDMEIPGLRLVRESKRAYPHGRLASPILGFVGAEGRGLSGLEFAYDEELRGKPGVAYLQRDARQGRYFEVSHPAQEAIPGNDLILTIDYSVQEIVEQELEATLDEFRAESGTVVVLRPSAGEILALADLPSFDPAQAERFPPERWRVRAVTDPYEPGSTFKLVTISSVLEEGIHQPADLIPVHGGRLVYKGKLIEDVEPHDVLTVQQVFEVSSNVGTAKLGTMLPPASLYGMARAFGFGAPTGIELPGEVPGILKPPNEWSGWTPAMIAIGYEVAVTPLQLAMAYAAVANDGILVRPHIVREIRSRDGKTKWRFRPEPVRRVLDKQTAQTLKTLLRGVVERGTGVNARVPGLRIYGKTGTAQRYDVAHGTYKNLGYAASFVGFAETEEDTVLILVVIRNPKGAYYGSVVAAPLFRRILVRMLRLPGQNRSILAQSGPQRRETVIVHNSETVVVPDVRNRTVEVAQRILRDLGLRAEAEGEGSLVAAQDPAPGFEVPRGYEVRLQVASPKFSSSSSAVVPRMVGRTLREAIATLAARGLTAEIQGSGTVVEQWPEPGKVVQKGFRCRLRCLPRLEHAVRYLE